A window of the Macaca nemestrina isolate mMacNem1 chromosome X, mMacNem.hap1, whole genome shotgun sequence genome harbors these coding sequences:
- the LOC105490496 gene encoding leucine zipper protein 4: MASFQKLTLPEKVSPNRPSRKKVNFLDMSLDDIIIYKELEGTNAEKEEKSKRQNHSKKESSSRQQSNTHGYCHQRGYSRFRSNSEERNHDKKTSQEPSVFKSGQHPLNEQPLIEQEKCNDNYEAQAEKNQGQSEGNQHQSEGNPDKSEESQGQPEENHHSERSRNHLERSYYHLERSQGQLKIHHAQSERSHSQSKRSHGQSERSHGQSKRSHGHLERSHGHSKRSHIQGDLVVTQNDLLVTQRDLIATQRDLIATQKDLIATQRDLIVTQRDLMATERDLMVSQGDLMANQRDIRDTQQVKIQ, from the exons ATGGCTTCGTTTCAGAAGCTAACACTTCCTGAAAAAGTGTCGCCAAATCGTCCCAGTCGGAAAAAGGTTAACTTCCTAGATATGTCTCTAG ATGACATTATAATCTATAAAGAGTTAGAAGGGACAAAtgctgaaaaagaagaaaagagtaaaaGACAGAACCATAGTAAAAAGGAATCGTCTTCAAGACAGCAATCAAATACTCATGGATATTGCCATCAGAGAG gctACTCAAGATTCAGAAGCAACTCTGAGGAAAGAAATCATGATAAAAAAACATCCCAAGAACCTTCTGTATTCAAGTCTGGACAACACCCTTTAAATGAGCAGCCTTTAATTGAACAG GAGAAGTGCAATGACAATTATGAGGCCCAAGCAGAGAAGAATCAAGGCCAATCAGAGGGGAATCAGCATCAATCAGAAGGAAATCCGGACAAATCAGAAGAATCTCAGGGCCAACCAGAAGAAAATCATCATTCTGAGCGATCCCGAAACCACTTAGAGAGATCTTATTATCATTTAGAGAGATCTCAAGGGCAACTAAAGATACATCATGCCCAATCTGAGAGATCTCACAGCCAATCCAAGAGATCTCATGGTCAGTCTGAGAGATCTCATGGCCAATCAAAGAGATCACATGGTCACTTAGAGAGATCTCATGGTCACTCCAAGAGATCTCATATCCAGGGAGATCTTGTGGTCACTCAGAATGATCTCCTGGTCACTCAGAGAGATCTCATAGCCACTCAGAGAGATCTCATAGCCACTCAGAAAGATCTCATAGCCACTCAGAGAGATCTCATAGTCACTCAGAGAGATCTCATGGCCACTGAGAGAGATCTCATGGTCAGTCAGGGAGATCTCATGGCCAATCAGAGAGACATCAGAGATACTCAACAGGTAAAAATACAGTGA